The genomic segment AATACGACAATGGCGTGTTGACAGTCACCATTCCGAAAGCGGAACCGACCAAACCACTACAGATCGAAGTTAAAAGCTAATATATCCCAATTCTATTAATATTATGAAAACAGAACTCACATGTACTAATACACCCATTAACAAGGCAGAAGCTACCGTATGTTATCAGCCAAGGTACACCGTCGACAGATCTGACAAAGATACCGTTGTTCAAGTTGAGCTTCCCGGAGTTTCCAAGGAGAACTTGAATCTGACCGTGGAAGATAAAGAACTGCTTCTTGAAGGTGTCGTGGCATCCAAACGACCAGAGTCGTGGAAAACGCTTCATCGTGAATCGCGGGATCGTACCTATCAACTTCGCCTGCGATTGGGCGAGCATGTTGACCAGGCTGGCATCCAAGCCTCGCTG from the Verrucomicrobiota bacterium genome contains:
- a CDS encoding Hsp20/alpha crystallin family protein, which codes for MKTELTCTNTPINKAEATVCYQPRYTVDRSDKDTVVQVELPGVSKENLNLTVEDKELLLEGVVASKRPESWKTLHRESRDRTYQLRLRLGEHVDQAGIQASLAEGILTLTIPKTEATKPRQIKIK